The Tamandua tetradactyla isolate mTamTet1 chromosome 6, mTamTet1.pri, whole genome shotgun sequence genome contains the following window.
CTGTTTACACCAGGTGGACAGAGCTGCTTCTGGGCTTCTGAGCATCGGCCTCTGCAAGGGTGACCGACTAGGCATGTGGGGACCCAATTCGTATGCGTGGGTGCTCCTGCAGTTGGCGACCGCCCAGGCGGGCATCATTCTGGTGAGGAAGGACCTGTCGGGCACAAATGGGTGTGCCTGTATCCCTGGCTGGTCTTTCAGACCAACCAGTGCTTTTTCTCAGGGCCCACCAAGGAGGCCTCAGGGCATAGGGTGCTGCCTCTGCCTACACAGTATTTCTGAGCCTGCTGAGGATGGTGGGGCAGTGGGAGGGACAGAGTCTGCCCAGGACACTGACGTACCCTTGCTGGCTCCATCAGGTGTCTGTGAACCCTGCCTACCAGGCCATGGAGCTAGAGATTGTCCTCAAGAAGGTAGGACCATTTCCTGGGAGTCCTGACATAGCCTTCCAGCAGTCACAGAGAGCAGACCTGGGGTGAAGGAGGGCAAGCACAGTGGGTGACACCCACAGTCTGTCCTTCCTTGGGCTGTGGGTGGGCAGGAGGAGGTCTCCAAGCCATGGAGTAGTTGGTCAGCCATGAGGCTGGTGTGTGTGTCTTGGTAGTGATATATGCATGAGGACGATATTTGTCTTGGGGAATGGTAGGTGTGTGTGAGTTGGGGTGTGTTTGTGTGGGTTTCTGGGCATGCTGCATGTGTATCTCAGTGTGCGGTTTCTATTTGTCAGGGCAGTAGTGGTGTGTGCCCTGGTACATGATGCATGTATGCTGGGTGTCGGCAGGCCTGGTATGTATGTTTCTTGGGGGTggccatttgtgtgtgtgtctcaggGTGTGgtgcatggatgtgtgtgtgtatgtctcaGGGTGTGgtgcatggatgtgtgtgtgtgtgtctcaggGTAGTGGTGCATGTGTATAAGACAGAGCAACGGGATTACTGAGGGTTCCCAAGAGCTCCAGCCTGGGTCTTCCTGCTGATGGTGGGTGGGGGTCTCTCCTTTCACAGGTGGGCTGCAAAGCCCTCGTGTTCCCTAAACAGTTCAAGAGCCAGCAATATTACAACATCCTAAAGCAAATCTGTCCGGAGGTGGAGAAGGCCCAGCCGGGGGCATTGAAGAGTCAGAGGTGGGGGTGTACTGGGGCAGGGAGGTGAAGTGGTGCAGCATCCCCAACTCCCTCACCCCCTGCCCAACCCCAGGATGGGGTTCACTCTCCCTCCTCCCAACCCCCAGGCTTCCTGATCTGACCATAGTCATCTCAGTGGACGCTCCCCTGCCAGGAGCCCTTctcctggaggaggtggtggcAGCCGGCGGCACTAAGCAGCACCTGGCCCAGCTCCAGCACAGCCAGCAGTTCCTGTCCTGCCATGACCCTGTCAACATCCAGTTCACCTCGGTAGGGTAGAGGTCTCCAGACCCCAAGCCCGGGTTGACACACTAACCTCTGCCCCTGCGACCCTTCcctgggaatggggagaaagcaaaggagggcaggagggcagacGCGCTCTCCTGAGGCTGGCACAAAAACAAGGCCTTGGTGCTCTGTCCCTGCTCTCCTCTGCCCTGGAAAACAGCAGTCAGTATCCATGTCACACAGCTCCCTCTCCCTGCTCTCTTGTTCCCAGGGCAGGGGCAGAGTCACTGAGCCACCACAGGTCAAAGCTGATAAATCCTATCCCCTCATTTagcagctggggaaactgaggcccagagaaggaatTTGCCCATGCCCACGCAGTTAGTGGGTGACAGAGTTCTCTGTGCCACCTTTTGCACTTGCGGTTCACACCCAGCGCTGTGCAGGCAGGTAGCAGATACTGCAAATCTGTACTGAATGAACAAATGGTGAATCTGGGGCAGCAAACCCAGTCTCTGGACTCCGAGTCGGGAGGTGATGGGGAGAAAGGCCAAGCCTACACCCTCTTATCTTGTCAGGGGACGACAGGCAGCCCCAAAGGGGTCACCCTCTCCCATTACAACATTGTCAACAACTCCAACATGATAGGAAGGCGGCTGAACATGCACCTGAAGGTGAGGAGCTCTGCAGCCTGGGGCAGGGCTTACTGACACCCCCAGACAagctgcagggggtggggtggggcttggTGGGCTCATCCTGCTGGCAGGAAGAACTGGCTTCTGGGGCTTCCAGCTCCCTGGTAGACCCAGCCTCATGCCGTCATCTCCAGAAACCAGAGGAGTTGCGGTTGGTCCTGCCCAGCCCCCTGTTCCACTGCCTGGGTTCCGTGGGGGGCACAATGGTGTGCATGCTGCATGGTGCCACCCTCATCCTGGCCTCTCCAATCTTTGATGGCAAGAAAGCGCTGGAGGCCGTCAGCAAAGAGAGGTGGGCATTGGTTGCCAGGCCACCTTCCGGCCGAGGCACTCCTGCTCCTTTCTCCTGGGACCTGGCTTCTTTCTCCAACTGGGAGACCTGGGTAAGGGCGTAGTTGGGGGTCCCCAGGAGAGGACCAGTTTCTGCCTCCAAAGAGTTTCTCCTGCCTGTACCCACAGCTTTGGCCTTGGCCCTGCAGGTTCAGGGTGGACTGGGTGAAATGAAGGAATTCCCTTCCACTTCCAAGCCTAATTTGAGCTTCCCCCCTCCCTTACACAGAGGCACCTTCCTGTATGGCACCCCCACAATGTTCGTGGACATTCTGAACCAGCCAGATTTCTCCAGTTATGACATCTCGGCCATGAGTGGAGGTGGGGTTGAGCCAAAGGCGTGGGAGGGGGTTGCTGGCTCTCCTTTGCTTGGGACCCACCTCCTGGGCATAACCTGGGTGAGCTAGATATGCTCCCTGTCTTTTATGAAGGTCACTACAGGTGGGAGGGAGGCAAACCCCTGGAGAGCAAGCCAAAGTCAGTGGCCAGGCATAGGAATGGGTCCAGGGTTAGATGAGAGAAGGGAGTGTTcattcctagaatgagctgtagGGGAAGGTGGGATCGGGGGTTGTGCTAGCTCTCTCTCTGACTCAGGTGTAATCGCTGGATCCCCTGTACCCCCGGAGCTGGTCCGAGCCATCATCAAAAATCTGAACATGAAGGAGCTGGTGGTGAGTGGGTGGCAGCTGGGGCCAAGGTGGTGGGCGGAGACAGGCCAGGCCTGGGGGAGAACGGATTGACAGCAGTAAGGATGATCCCAGGCTGGGTCTCCAAGGGAGCACCAGGGCCCTGGCACAGCCCTTCCGCCAGCCCCCATCCAGACAGCAATCTGACCTCATCGGCAGCCCAGGAGGCAAGAACATAGTTGACAGGGGAgtaaatattatacatatataaatttatatttatagaaatcTGGGGAAGAAATGCAGCCTGGGAGGATATGTAGCAAAGCACAGGTGTCCTGCTGGAGCGTCCTGGCGGGCTTGGGCTGGCGGAGTTGGGATATGGGCTGAGGGACCCTTTCTGGAAGCAAGTGGGATGGTGAAGATCTGATGCTTGTTTCCCTATGGTGGGGAAAAGGCAGCAGAGAGAAGGATGATTCTGGAGGAGTGGCCACCCTTGATGACACCCTGGCTCTGGTTCTGAGGGGCCTGGAGGTCTCAGCGACATCATTTCTGAGAGATGGATGGCAGTGGGCCAGGGATAACGGTCAGGGAGGGGCGCGGTAGTCCCTCCTGGACACTGTCAGGGGAGCTGGGTTTGTACTGGAGTGTCCAAGCCCACCCTGTCAGGACGAGTCTGGGTGTGGGCAGCACTGTGCATCGGCAGAGGctgtggggaggaggtggggggtgtCGGGGCTGGGAAGGTCAGTAGTCTCTCCGGCAGAAGGCAGGGGCCAGTCGCCAGGACTGGCTGGCTGGGTCAGGACCTGTGGCGAAGAAAGCATGGCTGGTCAGGACTCCGGCAGCCCACATGGGGGGCAGTCCGTGGTTGGAGAGAATTGTGGGAGTCCTGGGCCATCTGGCTCTCCTTTGGAGGGTGTCCCGGTCTCCCCCCCTCCCTGCAGAGTGGAGGATCCCCGAGGACAGTTTCCTCGCTTGCTGGAATCTCCCGAGGGGGGAGCTGGGGGAATTGCCCACCCGGCCCACACCTGTTCAATGGCGGCCAGCTTTCTTGGACCTCTTGGTAGGGAACTTGCAGCTGCGGAAGGCAGCCGTGTCACGGATGTGCTGGCCCCTGAACTTGGAGGGGGAGGCGCAGGTGGCATCTGGGCGGGAGGCCTTGGCTTCCAGCCACCTAGAGAAACAGAGAGTTGCTGGGGTTGGGGAGGAGACATGGGGGTGCtgggagaggagacaatgagCCATGAAGCCAGGCTGACTTGGCCCCAGGGTAATCAGGGACTGCCATCCTCATTTTACTTATGGGGACATGTGCCCGGGGGTCTTAGTACATGGCCAGTGTGTCCTCACAACCATCACACGAGAGGGGgttctgggtgggggtgggggagctctCACCGCCGAAGGCCCTGGAGCTGGCAGGTGCACTTCCAGGGGTTGTTGGTGAGGGTGAGGGTCTCCAGGCCTTCAAAGGGGAAGTTGGAGGGCAGCTGGCTGAGGCGGTTGTTCTCCAGATGGACGTGTTTCAGTGTGGACACACCCAGGAAGGCACCGTCCGAGAACTGGGGAGAGGGTGGGCATGATTGAGCACCctgtcccagccccagcctctcCCGTCCTGTCCTCCCCTGGAAATATGTGATGGCACGTTGAAGTGTTTCacagtttttaaagaaatgtaaccAAGCTGTCTGTCTCAGATCATCTAACCCATACAAGTACCCTTTGAGATCAGCGTTGCTGTTGCCAATATGCAGAGGGGTAAATGGAGCTCTCAGAAGCTAAGAAGTTAAGTcccttgcccagggtcacaccaGCGAGTAAACAGTAGCCGCAGGACCCCACCCAGCTCCTCTTCCCTTGGCACCACATACTCAGCACAAACACTGGGTCCGGGAGGCAGCCAGAGGTTGGCCCCAGTGGCCCAAGCTGGCACACAGTGAACTTGGTCAGTGTTTGGTGGGATGGGCAGTAGGCCCAGGCTCCCCACAGCTCCAGGGTCCTGGGACTTCCCCCAGCTCTGTCCTCACAGCTCCCTCGCTGCCCGCCAGACACTATTTGCAGAGCCTCCTTGGTGGAGACTTTGGCCTGGTTGGACGGCTCCAGAGGAAATGTTCTATTGGTGCCCACATCTTGGCCCAGGCGCCACGATTCCTGCCTGACCTCCCCTGACACCCATCTCTGCTGCCCACTGAAAGGCCATCTGGCTCTGATGGGGCACAGAGGACCCTGACTTCAGctgggctgggggggtggggtgggggcgtccACGGCCGTAGAAGGTCAGGCTCCATCCAGCCATGCCTGTGGCCCAGGTTTGGGTATGAGGTTCTGTGGTAACCACACTGTATTGGTGACTGTCCCCATCACCTTGTCCTGGCTCCCACCCAAACCTCCTGGCTGAAGCCTTTGGTACCAAGGCAATATTCTAGTCCCAAGGAGGACTCCTGCTCCTATCCAAGGAAGCCCATCCAGCCTGGCACTGGGCATCCCCAGGGAGCAAGAAGTGAGGATGCAGCCAGGAGATGGCCTGGTTACTGGGGCGCAGTCAGTGGTCTGGGGGAAAGTGAGACACAGCCAGTCTTCCCTGGGGAGACACTAGGGTCCTGTGCCAAGGGTTGACAAGGGTGCTCATCTCTCTTAGTGAAGTCTAGGGGTACTGTACCTGCAGCCTGGGGGAGCCCCCGTTCCCCATTCCCTAATTTCCCCAACTCAGTTCAAATGAAGCTGAGCAATTCAGGGAGGATTCACCAGGGTCTCGGAGGGGGGCGGAGAAAGATCTTTCTCGGGTATTTGCTCCCCTCTCATTCCCCcggctccacccccaccccaccttagcacacatgcacaccccacCAGGAACAGGGTCTCTTTGTGGGCCTAATTTGCCTACCTCCTCTGGAAAGCTCCTCAATAAACAAACCTTCCTTTATGGGGTGGTAGGTTTACTGGAGACGGGAAAAAACAACAGGGGAAGGGCAGAAGGCCCAACAGGAAGAGGTGGCTCCTGCCCACAGTGGAGGGTGTGGAGGCACAGGAGATGCctccttaggggtgtttggggaGCCAGGGCAGCCCCCTGCTTCTTTTATAAGTATGAATCCTAGGAAGGCAGTGGGTGAGACAGGGACAGGGGCAGCCAGGCAGGGTTTAGTATGGGAGTATGACAAGATAAGGGATAGAGGTGGCAGGGCCTATCAACCCAAGCCTCTAACCTTGGagatggggggggtgggggggcagagggAATTGTGGAGAAGAGGGGATGCCCAGCTGTGGCTCTGGCTCCCTGGGCCTCCAAGAAGGGAAGGAGCCAGAGCAGAGCTCTGCAATCAGGCACTCACCTTCTCCAGGTTGGTGTTGTCCAGCCAGAGGGTCTCCAGGTATCTGCCGAAGGACTGGAAGGCATTGTCGGGGATGGTCTTCAGGGGGTTATGGGATAGTTTGAGCTCCTCCACCACCCGCAGCTTGCTCAGAGCAGCGGATGGGTAGCTGGACAGCTGATTCCTATCCAGATGGAACTTGGCAAGGTTCTCCACGTCGTCCAGGGCACCAGGCTGCAGGGAACTGAGTGCATTTTCTGACAGGTAGAGCCAGCGCAGGTCCTTGGCTCCCTGGAAGGCACCTGGTCGCAGCTCGCGGATCTTGTTGTTATTGAGCTGTAGGATAAAAAGGTTGACCAGTGGGGAAAGCAGCCCCCGGGGCAGCTCGGTCACCTTGTTGTGGTCCAGGTAGAGGTAGGTGAGCTCAGTCAGATCCTCGAAAGCACCAGCACGAAGCACGCGGATGTCGTTGTTGGACAGGTACAGGTAGATGAGTTGCTTGAGGCCGCGGAAGGCGCCGGCGGCCACCTCGCGGATCTGGCAGTGCTGCAGGTGCAGCGACACGAGGTTGGGCATGGCCCGAAAGGAGTTGGCAGCCAGCACTGGGAAGTTGTTGCGCTGTAGGTTGAGCAGCTTGGTCTTCTCTGACACCTTGGGGATCTTCTGCAGCCCCACCTTGTCACAGATGACATGCTGCAGGTCGCCGTGGCAGTGGCAGTTCTGGGGACAGGCGGCCAGCGACGGCAGGAGGCCAGCCAGGAGGCCGAGGCTAAGCAGGAGCACCGGACGGGCCATGGCGGGGACGCCTGGGGCCGGGGCTGGGGGCAGCGACGGCGGCGCGGGCAGCGGCAAGTCCTCGGCCCTCCGGCCTCCCGCCCTACTTATACGGCCGCCCCGACCGCAGCCGGCAGACGGAGCCAGCTCCTACGTGGAGCACCGCGGCCCCCGGCTTAACCCCCTCGAGCCCGGACGTGCGCCCGCGCCTCCGACCTGGGACCGTGCGGGGTGGGGACCCTGGGCCAGAACGGCCTCGAGCCCCGTCCCCCTCTCCCACTGTTCTCATCCTGCTTTTCTCCCTACATCCTTTCCCCATGTTCTTTTGAGGGGCGGGTGGGTGTAGAAATGGGTGTGTCTTAGAGACCTGAGTTTACAccagggcggggcggggggggggggcgggggggagaagGAAGCGTTCCCTGAACTTATTTGTTTGTTCAAGTTTGAGTCCTCATGACACCCCCTTCCTCCCCATGGGCACTAGGCCTGGTGCCCTGGACCCTGGGAGGGAGGAAGCGGGGCGGCCGGCGTCTCGCCGCGGTTGGGCTGCCGGCGGCGCTTTAATGGGGCGCTTGTGCTGCGCAGGCCAAGCGTGGCTCCTACGTCTGGCTGGCCCCTCTCCACCTTCGCGCTCACCTTTGGCCCTTCCCTCCCAGCCCTGGCCTTGGCCTTctgtcccctgcccctcccaTCCCTGTTTTCGACTGCTGAGGTGAGCCAGAGAAGTGGGAATGGGGGAAGTGGGAGGAGGGTTCGACTAATGGGGAGCAACACCTGGAGACCACACCTGGAGACCCAGAGACCGCAGGCACCCAGTCCCCACAACTGAGCAAGCATAGTTGCACCATCCGCCTTCTAAATCTTAAAATATCCCGATTCTCTCACCCCATCCCAGTGGTCAGCACCAGGAGTGGCGCCTGGTGGAGACCACACCCAGGCAGTGACCCCAGGACTGTGGGGATGGGTGAGGGGGGCTGGGGCCTGGCCACAGGAGACCAGCACTGGACAGCTCAGACTGCCAGACTCTAGGCTTCATGGGCAGCCCCACCCCCGCCGGCTAGTTCTCTGGGTGCCACTTGCCAGCCATGGTATCCGGATTCCTGTGGAAAGGGGGAGGGTGGACGGACAGGCTCATGACTGGGCATAGGGTGAGCTCCAGGCTGTTTGGCAGGGGGTATTGCccttggctgggggtggggggtggaggggagggtaAAAACTAAGCCTCCTAGGTCCCCCAGACCCCAGCTGTGCCATGCCAGCCGACACGGGGGAAGTTGGGAGGGTGGGTGATGACAGACAAAGAGTGTGGTGTCTTGGTGGACCAGAGCTAGAGTACAGGGTGGctagccccccccccacccctcaccctgtACCCAGGTGTGGAGACCTGGCCTCTCGGGCTGGCCCCTCTCCCAAGCCCCTCTTACTCCTTGCCTCTGGTGGTAGTGGGAGTGGTGGCATCGCACTTGGCCCAGAACATTCCCTGACATATTTGGGCTCTTCCAAGGCTGCTTTTTGGTTTCTCTGTTGTTCAGGATGTTCCAACCACTAgaagtgtgggggtgggggtgctacTAGCTTTTGAAATCCCTGCTTtggctgcatttttattttgatggaaaTAAATTCACAGGAAACCCTCCAGAGCTCTGGAGTGGGTAACCACCCCAAGGCCAGGCACTTGTCCCAGGCTtcggggtaggggtgggggtgtctGCACTGCTCCCAGCTTGGCCGAGGCAGGCTGGCTTTCTCATCAAGTTTAGGGGACCTTCTGCCTGGGAGGGAAGGGTAGGGAATGTTGTGGCCTGAAATCAGGAAGGGGGGTGGGGACTAAGGCAGcctgaggggtgggggagagaagtGAGGGCCAACTGGGATGTCTGCTCTAGGGAAATAAGAGTGAGAGAGCCCAGGCTAGAAGAGAATGGCTTCctgctctcaattttatttcagcTCTGGAGCCCCTTTAGGCATCTAGTCCATCTAATGCCCCAGTGCCTTTGCATCCTGACCCCTGACCTCCACTGCTCCTGTCTCTGCTGTTCCCACCAGTCAGCTGCCCTCCGCCTTCCCCTTTTAGTGAGTTCCCCTCCCGTTCCCCCACCCTGTCCAGGGTGTCTCACTGGTTCCCATCTTCTGGACCCCTTAGGTTGCTTATGGAACCACTGAGAACAGTCCCGTGACCTTCATGAACTTCCCCGAGGACACCTTGGAGCAGAAGGCAAGAAGTGTGGGCAGAATTCTGCCTCACACGGAGGTGAGCCCCAGACCAAGGGTGGCCCCCCTCCCGCCTCCCACCACTCAACTGGGtgcccccccaaacacacacacacacgcatacacacacacacacacacacacacacacacggttgCTTTCAATTAGAGAACCAGATAGTTCATTCAAGATGCTGCGAGCCCCTCAGCCACAGGGTCTTGCTTTGCAGGACCTGGCCTGGGTTTTCTCTGTGGCTGAGGCATGCCAGTGGAAGGGCTGGAGCAGCGGCCACAAGCAGCTGCCAGTTGAACTACtcctcagcctctcttcctgtctGGGTTGTGTTTTTGCCAAGCCCCACTGTCTGTTTTGGGGCAGCCAGAGCAGCCTCACCGAGGAGCAAAAGTGTAGAAATTTTTCCTACACAGCTTTGCCCCACACCCCCCTTAGATCCAGCCTCTCACTTGGGCAATgttcctttttttgctttgtgtaaaCACTTATTCCCAAGCAGCCTGTCCCTTTGGGGATTCTTTGCATCTCAAAGGCTAACCTGGCACATCCCTCAAGTTCACAGTCAGGACTCCTTTCTACTCCAAAGCAGGTGCTCCCCAGGGCCCTTTGGGGTCACGGTCAGTGTGCCATGCAGCCACTTGCCCCCCGGGGCTCTCCTGCGAATCTCACTGTGAATCTCACTGCCAGGTGTGAGTGTGCAGTGATGTTACCCCCCTCCTATCTGTCCTCCTGCTTCGTGGCCTCTCTCGTTGGGATGCCTACCTGTAAGAAAGCCAGGACAGGCCTAAttctccccatttcacagatgcagACCCTGGGACTTGCAGCTGCTAGGCTTTCCTTGGCATGCTTAACTGTggctcctttctctcccaggctTTCATGTCTGCCTCTCTGCTGTCTTTCCTGCCGCCACACCAACTCTCTGGCTTCTTGTTTATTAGGAAGTCAGGGGAGCCTCCCTTCTGTGCAATTTACAATTCTTCAGCTGGCCCCCTTCCACAGGCCTCCTCTGTGGCAGCTGCCTGCCCCCGCTCACCCTCCCTGCCCACTCCATTCCTGGGTACCCCTGGGCCTGGGCTCCCACTGTTTCTGCATGCCCAGCCCAGCTCTCCGATGGGTGATGGATCAACTCTGGCCTTTGTCTCCCTTCCCTGGATTGGGATGGGCAGAGCCAGAGGTCCCCCTTGTTGtgggggggaggaagggggagaggggaaggcAAAGCTCCCTGGTCCCCGAGGGGCTCCACCCCAAAGCATCGGGGTGGGAGGCCCCAGCCTGAAGCTGCCCTGTCGCAGGCCCAGATCGTGAACATGAAGACGGGGTCGGTGGTGGA
Protein-coding sequences here:
- the ACSF2 gene encoding medium-chain acyl-CoA ligase ACSF2, mitochondrial isoform X3 — its product is MTSTYTGDGNCLPPRPVGGLSYVQGLTNFHLTNKTVGQCLDTTAQRFPDREALIVIQENLRLTFAQLKEEVDRAASGLLSIGLCKGDRLGMWGPNSYAWVLLQLATAQAGIILVSVNPAYQAMELEIVLKKVGCKALVFPKQFKSQQYYNILKQICPEVEKAQPGALKSQRLPDLTIVISVDAPLPGALLLEEVVAAGGTKQHLAQLQHSQQFLSCHDPVNIQFTSGTTGSPKGVTLSHYNIVNNSNMIGRRLNMHLKKPEELRLVLPSPLFHCLGSVGGTMVCMLHGATLILASPIFDGKKALEAVSKERGTFLYGTPTMFVDILNQPDFSSYDISAMSGGVIAGSPVPPELVRAIIKNLNMKELVVAYGTTENSPVTFMNFPEDTLEQKARSVGRILPHTEAQIVNMKTGSVVELNTPGELLIRGYCIMLGYWGEPQKTEEVVTQDKWYQTGDVAMMDEQGFCKIVGRSKDMIIRGGENIYPAELEDFLHRHPQVQEVQVVGVKDDRLGEEICACIRLKSGEKATAEEIRAFCKGKISHFKIPRYIVFVTSYPLTISGKIQKGKLREQMEQHLNL
- the ACSF2 gene encoding medium-chain acyl-CoA ligase ACSF2, mitochondrial isoform X1; its protein translation is MAVCVRMLGLGRLCAGGPGVLGVRAVLARGWREASSRGVRPLSTGDGNCLPPRPVGGLSYVQGLTNFHLTNKTVGQCLDTTAQRFPDREALIVIQENLRLTFAQLKEEVDRAASGLLSIGLCKGDRLGMWGPNSYAWVLLQLATAQAGIILVSVNPAYQAMELEIVLKKVGCKALVFPKQFKSQQYYNILKQICPEVEKAQPGALKSQRLPDLTIVISVDAPLPGALLLEEVVAAGGTKQHLAQLQHSQQFLSCHDPVNIQFTSGTTGSPKGVTLSHYNIVNNSNMIGRRLNMHLKKPEELRLVLPSPLFHCLGSVGGTMVCMLHGATLILASPIFDGKKALEAVSKERGTFLYGTPTMFVDILNQPDFSSYDISAMSGGVIAGSPVPPELVRAIIKNLNMKELVVAYGTTENSPVTFMNFPEDTLEQKARSVGRILPHTEAQIVNMKTGSVVELNTPGELLIRGYCIMLGYWGEPQKTEEVVTQDKWYQTGDVAMMDEQGFCKIVGRSKDMIIRGGENIYPAELEDFLHRHPQVQEVQVVGVKDDRLGEEICACIRLKSGEKATAEEIRAFCKGKISHFKIPRYIVFVTSYPLTISGKIQKGKLREQMEQHLNL
- the ACSF2 gene encoding medium-chain acyl-CoA ligase ACSF2, mitochondrial isoform X2; translation: MAVCVRMLGLGRLCAGGPGVLGVRAVLARGWREASSRGVRPLSTGDGNCLPPRPVGGLSYVQGLTNFHLTNKTVGQCLDTTAQRFPDREALIVIQENLRLTFAQLKEEVDRAASGLLSIGLCKGDRLGMWGPNSYAWVLLQLATAQAGIILVGCKALVFPKQFKSQQYYNILKQICPEVEKAQPGALKSQRLPDLTIVISVDAPLPGALLLEEVVAAGGTKQHLAQLQHSQQFLSCHDPVNIQFTSGTTGSPKGVTLSHYNIVNNSNMIGRRLNMHLKKPEELRLVLPSPLFHCLGSVGGTMVCMLHGATLILASPIFDGKKALEAVSKERGTFLYGTPTMFVDILNQPDFSSYDISAMSGGVIAGSPVPPELVRAIIKNLNMKELVVAYGTTENSPVTFMNFPEDTLEQKARSVGRILPHTEAQIVNMKTGSVVELNTPGELLIRGYCIMLGYWGEPQKTEEVVTQDKWYQTGDVAMMDEQGFCKIVGRSKDMIIRGGENIYPAELEDFLHRHPQVQEVQVVGVKDDRLGEEICACIRLKSGEKATAEEIRAFCKGKISHFKIPRYIVFVTSYPLTISGKIQKGKLREQMEQHLNL
- the CHAD gene encoding chondroadherin, producing the protein MARPVLLLSLGLLAGLLPSLAACPQNCHCHGDLQHVICDKVGLQKIPKVSEKTKLLNLQRNNFPVLAANSFRAMPNLVSLHLQHCQIREVAAGAFRGLKQLIYLYLSNNDIRVLRAGAFEDLTELTYLYLDHNKVTELPRGLLSPLVNLFILQLNNNKIRELRPGAFQGAKDLRWLYLSENALSSLQPGALDDVENLAKFHLDRNQLSSYPSAALSKLRVVEELKLSHNPLKTIPDNAFQSFGRYLETLWLDNTNLEKFSDGAFLGVSTLKHVHLENNRLSQLPSNFPFEGLETLTLTNNPWKCTCQLQGLRRWLEAKASRPDATCASPSKFRGQHIRDTAAFRSCKFPTKRSKKAGRH